The following coding sequences are from one Helicoverpa zea isolate HzStark_Cry1AcR chromosome 4, ilHelZeax1.1, whole genome shotgun sequence window:
- the LOC124629933 gene encoding ribonuclease Oy-like: protein MCSKSLISVLILYLCFDYAHQHKENHMSRLYRQLAARLPAANDWDFLMFTQQWPSSMCKVWTHKKPHHHCVFPKKPDSWTIHGIWPTKKGTKGPFNCNNTWLFDVEQIRPIENELEEAWTNIEKETALYNLWAHEWNKHGTCAASLEALNSQLKYFSKGIELLNKYHMNDMLSAANILPSNTTGLNAQDINKAIASKLGIRPFIACEFEDGIQYLMELRICFDKQMNVMECEGEHEINGLITNCVISKEIMYPAREQPANRQLVQLYKFVNWVQWFTL, encoded by the exons ATGTGCAGCAAGAGCCTTATTTCAGTGTTGATACTTTATTTATG TTTCGATTATGCTCATCAGCACAAAGAAAATCACATGTCAAGATTATATAGGCAGCTGGCTGCGCGACTGCCTGCTGCTAATGACTGGGATTTCTTGATGTTTACTCAGCAATGGCCTAGTTCTATGTGCAAAGTTTGGACGCACAAGAAACCACATCACCATTGTGTATTTCCTAAGAAGCCTGACTCCTGGACTATCCATGGAATATGGCCAACTAAGAAGGGAACCAAAGGGCCTTTTAACTGCAATAACACTTGGCTATTTGATGTTGAGCAGATCAGACCTATTGAAAATGAATTGGAGGAAGCTTGGACTAATATTGAGAAAG AAACTGCACTCTACAATCTATGGGCTCACGAATGGAACAAACATGGCACCTGTGCTGCCAGCTTAGAAGCACTCAACAGCCAACTGAAATACTTTAGCAAAGGCATAGAATTACTCAATAAGTACCACATGAATGATATGCTCAGTGCTGCCAACATATTACCTTCTAATACAACAGGATTAAACGCTCAAGATATCAACAAGGCAATCGCTTCAAAACTGGGTATTCGTCCCTTCATAGCGTGCGAATTTGAAGATGGAATCCAGTACTTAATGGAACTTCGTATATGCTTtgataaacaaatgaatgtgaTGGAGTGCGAGGGTGAACATGAAATCAATGGGTTGATAACAAACTGtgttatttctaaagaaattatGTACCCGGCTCGGGAACAACCCGCTAATAGGCAACTGGTACAGTTATACAAATTTGTTAACTGGGTACAGTGGTTTACATTGTAA
- the LOC124629858 gene encoding ribonuclease Oy-like yields MCKLRLEVLILFVCLSHSLSLQPESIQQPYVIESFTFAQHWPVTECKLWTYVTHPGGSCSFPRKPNHWTVHGLWPKINRTPSGYCNDSWPLDREMIDDLEIKLNQTWTNIYKESEHYSLWDHEWRKHGTCATAHKSFNTQYKYFNKGINWNHKYSFRTMFRDAGLLPSDTKPVTPEEIVAAIKTVTKKLPMIVCETIFDVQYLDELRLCFDNMLNITDCHPVVDDTCNKSKDIIYAATV; encoded by the exons ATGTGCAAGTTAAGATTAGAAGTTTTGATCCTTTTCGTTTG TCTCAGCCACTCCTTGTCTTTGCAACCGGAATCTATTCAACAACCATATGTGATTGAATCTTTTACATTTGCTCAACATTGGCCGGTAACTGAGTGTAAGCTATGGACGTACGTGACCCACCCTGGAGGTAGCTGCTCTTTTCCAAGGAAACCGAACCACTGGACCGTCCATGGGCTATGGCCAAAGATTAACAGAACACCGAGTGGATACTGCAATGATTCTTGGCCTTTAGATCGGGAAATGATAGATGATCTTGAAATTAAACTGAACCAAACGTGGACCAACATTtataaag AATCCGAACATTACAGTCTCTGGGATCACGAATGGAGGAAACATGGAACCTGCGCAACAGCACACAAATCATTTAACACTCAATACAAATACTTTAATAAAGGTATCAACTGGAATCACAAATATTCCTTTAGAACAATGTTTCGAGATGCTGGACTATTGCCTTCGGATACTAAGCCAGTAACTCCTGAGGAAATAGTTGCTGCAATCAAAACTGTTACTAAGAAACTACCAATGATTGTTTGTGAGACCATTTTTGATGTTCAGTACCTAGACGAGTTGCGGCTTTGCTTCGACAATATGCTCAATATTACTGATTGTCACCCTGTAGTTGATGACACTTGTAATAAGTCTAAAGATATCATCTATGCTGCTACCGTCTGA
- the LOC124629968 gene encoding ribonuclease Oy-like, translating into MDMKYVFLLLCLSFHQVYLSDIKATNETDNSFDILVLSQHWPITQCKLWTYVTHPGGKCVFPEKRNQWTLHGIWPMSLDYDKPMFCNDSWPLDRELMKSLEHELDQAWTNVYKEEEHYYFWNHEWTKHGTCAIVLEPFDSQLKYFKTGIEFNRKYPIGDMLEAAGIIPSDTKGFNPRELVAAVKAKTDKYPGVVCQKINGVQYLDELHICFDKQLNVIDCSPAVNTYTCDVSEGIIYPATV; encoded by the exons ATGGATATGAAATACGTATTTTTGCTGCTCTGCCTTAG TTTCCATCAAGTCTATCTCTCTGATATCAAAGCAACAAACGAAACAGACAACAGCTTCGATATTCTGGTTTTATCTCAACACTGGCCGATCACACAATGCAAGCTTTGGACTTATGTTACCCACCCGGGAGGCAAATGCGTGTTCCCAGAGAAAAGGAACCAGTGGACGTTACATGGCATTTGGCCAATGTCTTTAGATTATGATAAACCTATGTTCTGCAATGATTCGTGGCCTTTAGATCGAGAGCTGATGAAATCGCTTGAGCATGAACTGGATCAGGCGTGGACCAATGTTTATAAAG AAGAGGAACACTACTATTTCTGGAATCACGAATGGACGAAACACGGAACCTGCGCCATTGTCCTGGAACCCTTCGACTCCCAGCTGAAATACTTCAAAACTGGCATCGAATTTAACCGCAAATATCCCATAGGGGACATGTTGGAAGCTGCTGGGATCATCCCTTCTGATACCAAGGGTTTCAATCCAAGGGAATTAGTAGCTGCGGTTAAAGCTAAAACTGATAAGTATCCAGGGGTTGTTTGCCAGAAAATAAATGGAGTGCAATATTTGGATGAGTTGCACATTTGCTTTGACAAACAACTGAATGTCATTGATTGTAGTCCAGCGGTTAATACTTACACTTGTGATGTTTCTGAGGGAATCATTTACCCTGCTACTGTATAA